acagaaaaagaaaaaaattgaagaggtgctgcggtgcacatcccaggagttgacatggttAAACTAAGTTTAACGCCCGCATACAAGATAGTGGAAAATGtgattctgtgattggtttttgtcaaaacctcaagtgttcccttcatccaatcagaaaatattttatatcaaacgaaagctaacacttccctctAAAAACACCTTTCCCCATTAGGTCAactcaacagataacgcaattctatgttatagcaaggtgaatgtgttggtaaatctgttgaaaactacctatccaagcacattttttgacaaaaatgtaggttttaaaagtcaaaacctcatgtgttccttacaatatttttttcaaattttatgtcattaaattatCTATGCTTATATTGTACATATACTAGCCTCAGttgaatgagcaatggccaattctctttaaattgcaaatcttgtgcaaaaagatactattttcgcctgttttgtcatacggttgtacaTTCAATGAaccatgactttgctaaagagcgattacaaattgatatgattttgGTAGGGGGTTGGAAAATAGGGGGGGCTCAAAAATATTCAGTCCTTAATAGAGATATCATAAACATTTGAGGGTAAAAGTCTAGGGTCAAAATGTACGACAATGCATGCACATTcgaaaaattgtggtaaaagtaTTCAATTGTgcactctcaagcttcaaatcaacaaaatttgcgcaCTTTACTATTTCAATGTAACACTATAACACCAATGAGTAATAACCCCAAATGGTCATTTTTAGCTAATAagttaataacatatattttgggtttctttttaggacatgaaggggtgAGTCAAAACAATTTTAAACCATAAAAAGGGGGATTAAAAAATCCACTCTTTTTAGGGGATCTAAGAAATTTTGATGTCGGAGGTTCTAACTGTTCCATCCCCactaaagtatttatgaacactctctTTAAAATATTCATCAAGCTCATATGAAAACTTACCAACTCAGCAGTGAAGAAGATGTATCAAGGTTTTGTTCTTGATTCTTTTCAGTTCAGAGGATCATGTCCGTGCCACAGGTCTCAAATGAATTCCGTGTCCACGTTACTTCTTGCCCCTCAGCCCGGCCCCTCAGCATTTGCTATGCTATCTTACGATCCCCTCTCTTCGTTGCTTTTCCTTGGTATTCACTTCCCTGGTCCACGCCGTTCATTAAATTATATCTCTACCAGTTTTACATAAGTCTTAAAGTCCAATGAGTGATTGGCAACAACAGATTTTGTTGGGGCTTTTTTACACTCTGATACTTGATAAAGTTACTTGATAAAGTTATCCGATCAAAAACAATACCTCCGTATAACTATAAACTTAGGGCTAATGCATTGCTGTTCCTACACCACTTTTAACGACAAATGAGACACTGCAAACTACAACAGACGGAGCAATtttaaaagatattaaaatttaatgaacaagctaaatttaaattcaaaatattaaaaaatattgagtAAAAGTTAAGCTGAATTTAAATTCGAATCGCCCGCTATAGCGACGAACACGGGCTATTGATTTTGACCAATGAAGTTGATTGTTTTTCCCAAAAAACTAATAAACGACCGCACTTTGACCAGATCTTGGTTGCTCATCACTAGTTAGCGACCACATTATCAATATCAAGGGTTAAAAACCTTCATCTTAAAGTTCAACGCATCATATCGTTCAAAACAATATGGAAAACTAAGTTTAACGCCCGCATACAAGAAGTAAAAAACAACAAGAATTCCCATAAAAGAAATTTATCTCCCAATTACAGCAGAAGTACAGTTTCCAAAAATGCCCCATGTAAAATTAATGTCTATGGAAAAAATTGGACAATATCAACAAAATTCGTCGTAATGTATACCGGTACCTCAAATTTAGCATCAAGGatacaatatttttgatattggctATAGGATGTGACGTGTATTTTCTACACCAAATATGAAGTCAATTTACTTTCGGAGTTATAATTAGTTTAATCCTGACATTTTTAGGTACAATCTTAAAACTTATATCTTAAAGAAAtgcattttcaacccaaatatctcaatTCACGTCACTTTGCAGAAAAGACAGCCGGTACTGGTagccggtataaaatgaaaagatCATAGCGTGTATATATTAACATGTATAAGATTTTACACCATCATTAGAAACATGTACAAAACCTTCCAGATCTCTGCGACAACACGTTTACCGGTTGAGAAATTTTGGAACGAACAGTTTATCCATTGAAAGTTGTTCCCGGTTTCCTAAACTTTCCTAAATCCCTTATTTACTGAACCTCCTACTTACCTGAATAAGCCTCAGGCTATTCCAATACCACGACTAGACAGAGTCTATTATAAACATAGGGATAGCACGCTTTTGCAATGACGCATCATTTAGGAGAACAGTGACTTCAGTGTAATCATCATCAATCCCCGGCatcaatcagtggcgtagccaggtggACATGGGGGAAGGGGCGGAGCCCCCCCCACCCACCACACGCACATAAATTTTCAGTGATAAATATGGACGGCAAGAAATTGACAAACGagaacagaaaaaataaaaatagcctTGAAAATTGGACAAAACATTGACAAATGGTAACAaaaacttgccccccccccccctaggcaGTGGCGGtactttaattattatttttcggGGCATGGTGGGGGAGGGCAAAGTAAATTTCAGCGGGGAAATCATCACATTTGCGCAAACACTTTTTTGTAATTGTGGGTTTTTATGAGAGGTCTTATATGAGAGGGTCGCCGAATTGAACTGAATTCAGCGTCTCCTAGATCGATTCTGGGCCCTCTCCAAGCAGGGCCGTCGCCATGGGGTGTGCCGGGGGGTGCGACACTACCCCACCGGCGATCCctaaaaaggggaaaggagagagaAAAGAAGAGAGGAAGGGAGAGAGAAgggaagagagagagggagagagagggggaagggagatggagaagggaagggtcgcggagaggtggaaaaggggtgagagtatgagatgtgtctctcACATCAGCGAGAGGATAAAAACTACAATACGTTCGTAATATAGGACCTCGGCGTCGAAGCTAAGGCAAAAGCTGAAGTATGTGAGAAAAATTTGCTTTTGACCAGCATAATTTTCTCAGTTGAATAGCGAATTATTTCATTGTTGTATAATTTTCTGCAAACAGATTTGTACGTCATTGTTTCATTGAAATTAAAATTGGTTTCTGTTGACGTGATAGCcgagtggcacttccctggtatTGGTATGAAGAGAGCGTACGCGAAATTGAAACAGACCTAAAAGAACTTCCTAACAGAAAGAAATGAAAAGTTAGTTTTGAAACTTGTCGAAAAACCTTTCCAAAgtacaaaaataatacttttaaaagcAAAGTAATACATTGGAATTGGAAGTGAGAAGTGTGACTTTTTTATACAATGCATTTTGtttcccttaaggtggtactacgccccctgataaattttgtgactaattttgcatttttctcaaaaaataactacaccggtaacaaaagttatgtatattatagaaggaatccaattacttcactgaaatttcagggaTTCAAGACAAGgtagttcattatatatgttaagaaatgcggTACATtccagcggtacctcttttcttatcataaatagcgtaccttttgtcttgagtcactgaaattccaactggattccttgcccctataatatacataacttttgttaccagtgtgttattattttgtgagaaagatgcaaaaatagtcacaaatttatcaaggggtatagTACCAACTTACATGCttaaatgtattttgaatgacCTTTGTTCGTGTTAATTTTATAAATTCAATTTACGAAAGTCAAATTGATCTTAATTTGATACAAACAAcatatttcttatgttttttattatgtTTGCTGTGgtattagaatatttgcagtaggttatcaacaaatgtttttaatgttatgaaaacgttttataccatttatatgccctttatataacccgacatttaaacgttttctggcaaccttttgtaaccttttgcagatgatgtcgaaaacgttttgtgtttgctgggttggtaaATGACCTCTGTTTTACTGATGTTGATTGTAAGGCTAAATGcaaaaaatgcagtcacaaaacagTCCAACATGTTCTGCAGGTCTTCAATGGATTGAGCCACCAGGGCGGTATCGTCGGCATATAGAAGCCCTTGTACACAAACTTCATGACATCGGATCTTGGCACTTAGACGATTGAACAGTTTGCCATCTGTCCTAGAACGGAGGAAACTACATGTTGACCATCTGATAGGTTGTCAGATGAAATTTCCAAAACAGCTGCCAAGTAGAGGCCAAACAAGGTTGGTGCCAATACACATCCCTGCTTAACACCATGACAAAGCGGGAAGGGTTCGGTTGTATCACCATCAACTAGAGCAGTTGCCTGCATTCTATCATGAAATTCACGAATGATCTTGACAAAGATGTATGGACAACCATAATGCTCCAGTAGTTTCCAAAGTAGTTCTCTGTCGATAGTGTCGAATGCTTTGGTGAAGTCGATGAAGACCATGTAAAGTGGTATTTGCTGCTTTATTGATTTCTCCTGAAGCTGGCGCAGGGTGAAGATTGGATCAATTGAGGATTGACTGGTTCTGAACACACATTGGCTTTCAGGTAGCATTTTACAGGCAACTTGTTGTAATCTGGCTAGGAGAATCTCTGCAAGAACTTTACCAGCAGTTGAGAGTTGGGATCTCCCTCAATAGTTACCACCCTGAGTGCGGTCACCCTTCTTAGAAATAGGGGATAATCATTGCATCCTTAAATTCTTGGGCAGTTCAGCTGCACCCCGGCAGTTTTGGAAAAAACTGCACAGAGCCTGGATGATGCAAGGCCCGCCGAACTTGTACACCTCTGATTCAATTCCCTCCATTCCATGAGCTTTACCATTCTTCATGGACATGACAGCATCTTCGATTTGTTGTATGCTTGGCGGCTTTTCCATTCCTGTTTTGCTTGATAGTTTTACAAGGTTATCCAAGACATTTGGTGCAGTGCTAGAGGGTCTGTCAAGGAGATCCTGAAAATGTTCCTGCCATCTGATCTTGATGTCATCTTTATCAGTTAGAAGAGTTGTACTTGAGCTATTAAAATGAGGACAGGCAATTGAATGCCTAGGTCCATAGACTTCCTTCAGGGCTGTGAAGAAAACTTGAGAATTACCAAATCTCTGCCAACTCTTGCACGGCTTCTGCTTTCTTATTCCACCATTCATCCCTCATCTGACGTAAAGCTCTTTGGAGATTACTTTAGCACTCCTTAAACTTTCTGCTTTTTGAGCGTAGCCCTATCCTGAGCA
This DNA window, taken from Amphiura filiformis chromosome 16, Afil_fr2py, whole genome shotgun sequence, encodes the following:
- the LOC140172487 gene encoding uncharacterized protein, giving the protein MLPESQCVFRTSQSSIDPIFTLRQLQEKSIKQQIPLYMVFIDFTKAFDTIDRELLWKLLEHYGCPYIFVKIIREFHDRMQATALVDGDTTEPFPLCHGVKQGCVLAPTLFGLYLAAVLEISSDNLSDGQHVVSSVLGQMANCSIV